A window from Primulina huaijiensis isolate GDHJ02 chromosome 11, ASM1229523v2, whole genome shotgun sequence encodes these proteins:
- the LOC140987817 gene encoding 28 kDa ribonucleoprotein, chloroplastic-like isoform X3, which yields MPAMESPFSVVSSYPSTSPKLLPHWESLSSVRFHATPFVPTVSLKFPLHNLHLLPAKRNGFRLQSSVQSATIEEKVEKSDSRRKLFVLNLPWSFSVVDIKNLFGECGSVADVEIIKQKDGKNRGFAFVTMSSGDEAQAAIEKFDSYEVSSRIIRVQFAKRFKRPSPTLSVRPPRETVHKLYVSNLAWKVRSNSLREFISTSCNPLSVRVVFDNPSGKSAGYGFVSFSTKEEAESAISVLDGKELLGRPIRLKFSEKHANASESTETSSEELEKF from the exons ATGCCGGCAATGGAGTCGCCATTCTCCGTCGTCTCCTCGTACCCTTCAACTTCTCCAAAATTACTTCCACATTGGGAATCCCTATCTTCTGTAAGATTCCACGCAACCCCTTTTGTTCCCACAGTTTCCCTAAAGTTCCCTCTCCACAACCTCCATCTTCTTCCCGCCAAAAGAAATGGCTTTAGATTACAGTCCTCTGTACAAAGCGCGACTATCGAAGAAAAGGTTGAAAAATCCGATAGCAGAAGAAAGCTGTTTGTGCTGAATTTGCCCTGGTCTTTCTCCGTTGTTGATATAAAGAATTTGTTTGGTGAATGTGGTTCTGTTGCGGACGTTGAG ATTATAAAGCAGAAAGATGGAAAGAACAGAGGATTTGCATTTGTGACAATGTCTTCTGGGGATGAGGCACAAGCTGCAATCGAGAAATTCGACTCTTAT GAAGTATCCAGTAGGATCATTCGAGTGCAGTTTGCTAAGAGATTCAAGAGACCTTCTCCAACCCTTTCTGTACGTCCGCCTAGAGAGACAGTCCATAAACTTTATGTTTCAAATCTTGCGTGGAAAGTGAGATCCAACAGTCTACGGGAATTCATTTCCACCAGCTGCAATCCCTTATCAGTTAGAGTTGTGTTTGATAATCCTTCAGGAAAATCAGCTGGATATGGGTTTGTTTCATTTTCCACAAAGGAGGAAGCGGAATCTGCAATCTCTGTGTTAGATGGAAAG GAGCTATTGGGGAGACCAATTCGTTTGAAATTCAGTGAAAAGCATGCTAATGCATCCGAAAGCACAGAAACATCCAGTGAAGAACTTGAAAAGTTTTAG
- the LOC140987817 gene encoding 28 kDa ribonucleoprotein, chloroplastic-like isoform X2, with the protein MPAMESPFSVVSSYPSTSPKLLPHWESLSSVRFHATPFVPTVSLKFPLHNLHLLPAKRNGFRLQSSVQSATIEEKVEKSDSRRKLFVLNLPWSFSVVDIKNLFGECGSVADVEIIKQKDGKNRGFAFVTMSSGDEAQAAIEKFDSYEVSSRIIRVQFAKRFKRPSPTLSVRPPRETVHKLYVSNLAWKVRSNSLREFISTSCNPLSVRVVFDNPSGKSAGYGFVSFSTKEEAESAISVLDGKAMSQGFILHTTRFLSHLWTTGRGAIGETNSFEIQ; encoded by the exons ATGCCGGCAATGGAGTCGCCATTCTCCGTCGTCTCCTCGTACCCTTCAACTTCTCCAAAATTACTTCCACATTGGGAATCCCTATCTTCTGTAAGATTCCACGCAACCCCTTTTGTTCCCACAGTTTCCCTAAAGTTCCCTCTCCACAACCTCCATCTTCTTCCCGCCAAAAGAAATGGCTTTAGATTACAGTCCTCTGTACAAAGCGCGACTATCGAAGAAAAGGTTGAAAAATCCGATAGCAGAAGAAAGCTGTTTGTGCTGAATTTGCCCTGGTCTTTCTCCGTTGTTGATATAAAGAATTTGTTTGGTGAATGTGGTTCTGTTGCGGACGTTGAG ATTATAAAGCAGAAAGATGGAAAGAACAGAGGATTTGCATTTGTGACAATGTCTTCTGGGGATGAGGCACAAGCTGCAATCGAGAAATTCGACTCTTAT GAAGTATCCAGTAGGATCATTCGAGTGCAGTTTGCTAAGAGATTCAAGAGACCTTCTCCAACCCTTTCTGTACGTCCGCCTAGAGAGACAGTCCATAAACTTTATGTTTCAAATCTTGCGTGGAAAGTGAGATCCAACAGTCTACGGGAATTCATTTCCACCAGCTGCAATCCCTTATCAGTTAGAGTTGTGTTTGATAATCCTTCAGGAAAATCAGCTGGATATGGGTTTGTTTCATTTTCCACAAAGGAGGAAGCGGAATCTGCAATCTCTGTGTTAGATGGAAAG GCAATGAGTCAAGGTTTCATATTGCATACCACACGATTCTTGTCTCATTTATGGACAACAGGTCGAG GAGCTATTGGGGAGACCAATTCGTTTGAAATTCAGTGA
- the LOC140987817 gene encoding 28 kDa ribonucleoprotein, chloroplastic-like isoform X1 → MPAMESPFSVVSSYPSTSPKLLPHWESLSSVRFHATPFVPTVSLKFPLHNLHLLPAKRNGFRLQSSVQSATIEEKVEKSDSRRKLFVLNLPWSFSVVDIKNLFGECGSVADVEIIKQKDGKNRGFAFVTMSSGDEAQAAIEKFDSYEVSSRIIRVQFAKRFKRPSPTLSVRPPRETVHKLYVSNLAWKVRSNSLREFISTSCNPLSVRVVFDNPSGKSAGYGFVSFSTKEEAESAISVLDGKAMSQGFILHTTRFLSHLWTTGRGSFKEIVQACFKPIKSKLKP, encoded by the exons ATGCCGGCAATGGAGTCGCCATTCTCCGTCGTCTCCTCGTACCCTTCAACTTCTCCAAAATTACTTCCACATTGGGAATCCCTATCTTCTGTAAGATTCCACGCAACCCCTTTTGTTCCCACAGTTTCCCTAAAGTTCCCTCTCCACAACCTCCATCTTCTTCCCGCCAAAAGAAATGGCTTTAGATTACAGTCCTCTGTACAAAGCGCGACTATCGAAGAAAAGGTTGAAAAATCCGATAGCAGAAGAAAGCTGTTTGTGCTGAATTTGCCCTGGTCTTTCTCCGTTGTTGATATAAAGAATTTGTTTGGTGAATGTGGTTCTGTTGCGGACGTTGAG ATTATAAAGCAGAAAGATGGAAAGAACAGAGGATTTGCATTTGTGACAATGTCTTCTGGGGATGAGGCACAAGCTGCAATCGAGAAATTCGACTCTTAT GAAGTATCCAGTAGGATCATTCGAGTGCAGTTTGCTAAGAGATTCAAGAGACCTTCTCCAACCCTTTCTGTACGTCCGCCTAGAGAGACAGTCCATAAACTTTATGTTTCAAATCTTGCGTGGAAAGTGAGATCCAACAGTCTACGGGAATTCATTTCCACCAGCTGCAATCCCTTATCAGTTAGAGTTGTGTTTGATAATCCTTCAGGAAAATCAGCTGGATATGGGTTTGTTTCATTTTCCACAAAGGAGGAAGCGGAATCTGCAATCTCTGTGTTAGATGGAAAG GCAATGAGTCAAGGTTTCATATTGCATACCACACGATTCTTGTCTCATTTATGGACAACAGGTCGAG GCTCATTTAAAGAGATAGTACAGGCTTGTTTTAAGCCCATTAAGTCTAAGTTGAAGCCCTGA
- the LOC140987817 gene encoding 28 kDa ribonucleoprotein, chloroplastic-like isoform X4, translated as MPAMESPFSVVSSYPSTSPKLLPHWESLSSVRFHATPFVPTVSLKFPLHNLHLLPAKRNGFRLQSSVQSATIEEKVEKSDSRRKLFVLNLPWSFSVVDIKNLFGECGSVADVEIIKQKDGKNRGFAFVTMSSGDEAQAAIEKFDSYEVSSRIIRVQFAKRFKRPSPTLSVRPPRETVHKLYVSNLAWKVRSNSLREFISTSCNPLSVRVVFDNPSGKSAGYGFVSFSTKEEAESAISVLDGKMVRRRW; from the exons ATGCCGGCAATGGAGTCGCCATTCTCCGTCGTCTCCTCGTACCCTTCAACTTCTCCAAAATTACTTCCACATTGGGAATCCCTATCTTCTGTAAGATTCCACGCAACCCCTTTTGTTCCCACAGTTTCCCTAAAGTTCCCTCTCCACAACCTCCATCTTCTTCCCGCCAAAAGAAATGGCTTTAGATTACAGTCCTCTGTACAAAGCGCGACTATCGAAGAAAAGGTTGAAAAATCCGATAGCAGAAGAAAGCTGTTTGTGCTGAATTTGCCCTGGTCTTTCTCCGTTGTTGATATAAAGAATTTGTTTGGTGAATGTGGTTCTGTTGCGGACGTTGAG ATTATAAAGCAGAAAGATGGAAAGAACAGAGGATTTGCATTTGTGACAATGTCTTCTGGGGATGAGGCACAAGCTGCAATCGAGAAATTCGACTCTTAT GAAGTATCCAGTAGGATCATTCGAGTGCAGTTTGCTAAGAGATTCAAGAGACCTTCTCCAACCCTTTCTGTACGTCCGCCTAGAGAGACAGTCCATAAACTTTATGTTTCAAATCTTGCGTGGAAAGTGAGATCCAACAGTCTACGGGAATTCATTTCCACCAGCTGCAATCCCTTATCAGTTAGAGTTGTGTTTGATAATCCTTCAGGAAAATCAGCTGGATATGGGTTTGTTTCATTTTCCACAAAGGAGGAAGCGGAATCTGCAATCTCTGTGTTAGATGGAAAG ATGGTCAGAAGGAGGTGGTAA